In one window of Mytilus trossulus isolate FHL-02 chromosome 7, PNRI_Mtr1.1.1.hap1, whole genome shotgun sequence DNA:
- the LOC134725094 gene encoding BTB/POZ domain-containing protein 17-like, with amino-acid sequence MKRFSPSGQHYPDPSKPPENYAPDEPIYGNAEDGCKKVKTTQSFESLFDNETLSDIIIDINDGQFVFNGHKMIISMKSAVLASMLNDTTLSEDREILHLQELPECSQVFSRFLFFIYSGAVWLHREYVLELHKLAEKYMVKALSQHCESYILQIMHKTLVEYDSSRGFPIDVICDIYESDSFCGDIHTLSFQILCAKYKELVTSERWQKCSSHLVCDLMKSDNCRAEENIILTSATDWMKKNSISEKNLIEDILVNIRYPFLHRRVLYHLQKNEAFKNFPQVQKDLDTAIKYHCFKELPEAKNDFVGIQYKPRHYQSVSYSATNNCSNMSKRNSLNMPNCVQNNHVTFIQNDLVRSTVHSVSPSNFTQTITSDNSANENGENTILYRTNDTGINLTDTIPWRPPRFNGTFNGNSSPGVRNTPQ; translated from the coding sequence ATGAAAAGATTCAGTCCAAGCGGTCAACATTATCCTGATCCGTCCAAACCTCCGGAAAATTACGCTCCGGACGAACCAATTTATGGAAATGCAGAAGATGGATGCAAAAAAGTTAAGACGACACAGTCATTTGAATCGCTGTTCGATAATGAAACACTCAGTGACATCATTATCGACATCAACGAtggtcagtttgttttcaatggACATAAGATGATTATAAGCATGAAGAGTGCTGTCCTCGCTTCAATGCTAAATGACACAACTTTGAGTGAGGATCGTGAAATATTGCATTTACAAGAGCTGCCTGAATGTAGTCAGGTGTTCagtcgatttttgttttttatttacagtgGTGCAGTTTGGTTGCATCGGGAATATGTGCTAGAACTTCATAAGCTTGCTGAAAAATACATGGTCAAAGCCTTATCGCAGCACTGCGAGAGTTACATTTTGCAAATAATGCATAAAACGTTAGTGGAATATGATAGTTCAAGAGGGTTTCCGATAGATGTGATATGTGATATATATGAGTCTGATTCTTTCTGTGGAGATATACATACGCTATCATTTCAAATTCTTTGTGCCAAGTATAAGGAACTTGTGACGAGCGAAAGATGGCAGAAATGCAGCTCTCATCTAGTTTGTGATCTTATGAAAAGTGATAACTGTCGTGCAGAAGAAAACATTATTCTGACTTCTGCTACAGACTGGATGAAAAAGAACAGCATAAGTGAAAAAAATCTCATAGAGGATATTCTAGTCAATATTCGATATCCTTTTCTTCATCGGCGGGTACTATATCATTTACAAAAGAATGAAGCTTTCAAAAACTTCCCACAAGTCCAAAAGGATTTAGACACTGCCATAAAATACCATTGCTTCAAAGAATTACCGGAAGCAAAGAACGATTTTGTTGGAATACAATACAAACCAAGACATTATCAAAGTGTGTCTTATAGTGCTACAAATAATTGctcaaatatgtcaaaaagaaaCTCGTTAAATATGCCAAACTGTGTTCAAAATAATCATGTGACTTTCATTCAAAATGATTTGGTTCGTTCAACTGTTCATTCTGTTAGTCCATCAAATTTTACCCAGACTATTACATCTGATAACAGTGCAAATGAAAATGGAGAAAACACGATACTTTACAGAACAAATGACACTGGAATCAATTTAACTGACACTATACCCTGGCGACCACCGCGGTTTAATGGAACATTTAATGGCAATAGTAGTCCGGGTGTTCGGAACACCCCGCAGTGA